TGGCTTTGCACTTATCCTCATCAAGTTTGCTCACTGGAAATTTGATAGAGGCAAGCTGTTCACCAATCAGTACTTTTCTTTTGATGTTACTTCTGAATATTATGTACCCAGTTGGATGTCTCCatatggtaatgcttgttttttcCAAGTATCTACGTATTTGCTTAACGTCTCCAATATAACTGGTGCCTTTCTAGAGTTCCATGATTTTTATCTTGTGCAAAGACCAGAGTGTCTTCAATTAGAATTTTGTGGGTTCGTGCTGAGAAGAATGAAGCATTTTCCTATGGTAGATATCAACATATCCTTCGCTATCCATTTTGCACCAAATGGTAGTGCTGCATTCAGGTCTGTGCTTCTTTTACCGATTTTATCAACTCTGGTAGTACAAGCATCTGGGAAGTTTTTGTTGGTATTTTGTCATGCTCGACTGTTATTTTTGGTATGTTCACCAACAAGTAGCTATCTTAATCTTGAGTTATGTGGGAGGAAGCAGACAGTCCAACTCTTACCCATTTGGATGCACACTCTGGCCGTGTCTAAGTCAGTGGCCTGTCCAGTACAGTTTTATTGTGGACATCTGCGGTGTTGGCTAGTTTTAAATTTAAAATTCTAGAGCAGTTGGTTGATCACAAGAAAAAGAACTACTACAAGCTCAAGCAACTGACACCAAACTGTGATGGAAAACTCAGTGGTATACTTGTGGCATTTATGGTCAGGCCTGTACAGATATGATACCGAAGATGGTTGTGTCTCAAGAGAAAAcggaagatgaagttgatcaCTTGTACATGGGGACTGTTCACTGCAACCAACTGAAGATTCCAGGTGCTAAGAAAGAAAAGATGCTGCTGCTAAGAAGCAAAACAAAGGCGATTGATATCTTCGTCAGGTTTACCAATACAATGGTTACTATCCATCGTATGCTCTTACAAGATTTTGTGACTCCTTAGAAGGATGAATTTAGCAAGCCTGGTACCTTGATTGTGGAGCTTCGTGTTGTCCTGCAGCCACTCCAGTTGTTCTATTTTCaccttcatccttgaggacaaggatggttTCAAGGGGAGTGGAATGTCATGTGCACAGGGGTGCCCGTATCGTATGAATCTGGGTATTTAGTAGTATCTAGTAGGGTGTAATGAGTGGTTTAGATTAGCCCACGTGGATAGTTTATAATCGTTGGATATTGAGAGAGGGAGATGGTGTGTGTGTGTCTGATTTATATACTCTCATATCCTGTAATGAAACTCTCATGAGAAGATTTATGAATATAATATATTAGTTTAACAATTAGGCTTGGTTCACTATGAATCAAGAGGTTACTTACATACTCAAATGATGATCCAAACCCTGTAGTTGTACATCCAGGTACACTACatactttttttttgataggaaAAGAAGTTTTTATTAAGAGAAATAGAATTGACAAGATACTACCAGAGGTAGTAAAAACAATTAACAAAAAACAATATTCCAGTTTTTAACTGTGTAAGCAAAGTTTAAATGCACCGTGTTTCCAAACGCAACATCCCAAGTGAGAACCAGAGTTTTGGCATCACAACATAATTCTTCATCAAGTTTGTACGAGGTACACTACATACTCACTTATCAGTATATCTCTAGAAACATTCTACAACGTTTTCTCCTAGATCGAGTAGAATTCTTCACTAAATGGCAGAGAAAGAAACGCCTAGTCTAAGTTTTACTTTTTTCTATCGGtaaacaataaataaaataaatgaaaacaATTATGACGTATGAACTATTGAATGACTAGTTTtatattcacaaaattggttaaaaagacaaaaatcaacaatttctgggtgaaaaggacatttagattttgatactgtttaatggacaaaaatataaaaataaccaggatgtaaacagtttcatcctacccatttttactcgtccatttgaaccaagatttaaaaatatttgaacaaatgacccattttccgttttataATAGCCACTTTGGAAAGTTTTTTTCCATTGAGCATTTATACTCTTAAAAAACGTGTTTCGTCTACTGGCTATGTAACATTAATTTTCACCGTTTATTGTTAATATTATGGTTAGTAATTTTTGTTTTCCATTATACTATTTATATAGATGCAGAGAAATACGATTAAGGGCCGGTTTATTTGGATTAAAATAAAAAGGGTAAAAAACATGTATTTTCCAgtaacacaaaaaaataaaagaattaaaagTTCTTCGTAATTA
The nucleotide sequence above comes from Papaver somniferum cultivar HN1 chromosome 8, ASM357369v1, whole genome shotgun sequence. Encoded proteins:
- the LOC113304803 gene encoding uncharacterized protein LOC113304803 isoform X1; translated protein: MQAILFSTQVIRVSNFYCRRLQSPISQAKETQSLKMLLWVEYLRWKFKLFLTGWWSMFCEAGVCTQITAHFVAKLICALLEWLNQFEATNGFALILIKFAHWKFDRGKLFTNQYFSFDVTSEYYVPSWMSPYGNACFFQVSTYLLNVSNITGAFLEFHDFYLVQRPECLQLEFCGFVLRRMKHFPMVDINISFAIHFAPNGSAAFRSVLLLPILSTLVVQASGKFLLVFCHARLLFLVCSPTSSYLNLELCGRKQTVQLLPIWMHTLAVSKSVACPVQFYCGHLRCWLVLNLKF